CATATGAAAGCACGCGAACAATAACATCAGGATTTTTTAAAAAGCGGGCGAGTTGGTTGTGTAACTCACGGTTGACTTGAGCAAGTGTTTTACCAGCAGCTTTGTAGCGTCCAACCAACGGAAACTGAATATAACCACTCTGATCGATTGGGTAGCCATTGGCTTGAATAGATTGTTCGCTGCTAATACCATTAACTGGAGGAGTAATTTCTGGATATGCCCAAAGCTGAATAGAAAGAATATCGCCAGGGCTTAAACGATAAATAGACTGCTGCGTTTTAAATAATGATGCGTAGTCGCGTTGATAGTCAATTTGAGCAGGCTGAATTGCCGGTAATGTTTCTTGAGAAATTTTAACTACATTAACTGTAGTTCCGAGGTCCGTTTTATAAACACCCTCACTAGGAATATCATAAGTTTGTAAACCGGAAGTAACCGCACAGCTGGCAGCACTTAAGCTTAAAGCAAGAACAGAGAAAAACTGGCAATACTTCACACGCGACCCTTTGTGTATTTATCTTTAATTGATATTTTCTACTGCGTATTAACAAGTGTCTATTAAACGCAGGATGCACAGATTCTAGCTGAAAAGAAATCAAAAAACATCGAAAAATCGTAGTGCTTTGTATGTTTAGTTTATCCGAACGGCTATTTTTCCGTTGAAAAAGTTTAACACTAAATATGAAAAACATTTCAAAAAAATTAAACCGTCTTATTAGTAAATGCTGTAAACACTTTTATACAATTGCATTACGGAGAATAAAAAAAAACTGCTATAGTTACGCTCGACTATATCCAGTTAACATGCAACATATATTTAATAGATACAATCTTGTAAGGAAAAAGGCTAACTTTTATGCAACTTGCCGATTTAAGAATAGCGATTATAGGTTTAGGATATGTAGGCTTGCCATTGGCAGTTGAGTTTGGCAAAAAAGGGCCAGTAATTGGATTCGATATTAATCAAAATCGTATTGATGAATTAAAGAGTGGAAAAGACCATACTTTAGAAGTTTCTCCAGAAGAGCTTCAAAAAGCAGAACAATTAAGTTTTAGTGCAAACTTAGATGATTTAAAAACGAGTAATTTTTTTATTGTAACAGTTCCTACACCTGTGGACCAAGTTAACCGACCAGATTTAACCCCTTTAAAAAAGGCAAGTGAGACAGTTGGTCAAGCTCTAAAAAAGGGCGATATTGTTGTTTATGAATCAACGGTATATCCAGGTGCTACTGAAGAAGTATGTATTCCAATATTGGAAAAAGTATCGGGACTTAAATTTAATCAGGACTTTTTTGCAGGATATAGTCCTGAGCGTATTAACCCGGGAGATAAGGTTAATACACTAACCAAAATTAAAAAAATTACGAGTGGTAGCACACCAGAAGTAGCTAATACGGTGGATGCAGTGTATGCCAGCATTATTACTGCAGGTACTCATAAAGCTTCTAGTATTAAAGTCGCAGAAGCAGCAAAAGTTATTGAGAATACTCAGCGTGATTTAAATATTGCTTTGGTTAATGAGCTATCGGTAATTTTTGACCGTATTGGTATTGATACCTTAGATGTGTTGGAAGCAGCGGGTAGTAAGTGGAACTTCTTACCTTTCCGTCCTGGTCTGGTAGGTGGACACTGTATCGGTGTTGACCCTTACTACTTGACCCATAAAGCAGAAGAGGTAGGTTATCATCCGCAGGTAATTCTTGCTGGTCGTCGTATTAATGACAATATGGCGCGCTATGTTGCTCGTAATACGATTAAACTAATGCTTCAAAATGGTATTGATGTACCGCGCTCAAAAGTAGGGGTATTAGGTGTCACATTTAAAGAAAACTGTCCTGATATTCGTAATAGTAAAGTAGCCGATTTAATTAAAGAGCTCGAATTTTGGGGTGCACAGGTTGTGGTTGCAGACCCTTGGGCTGATGCAGAAGAAGTTAAGCATGAATATGGTGTTGAGCTTGGTACCGTGAATGCTCAAAATCCAGTTGATAGTTTGATTGTCGCAGTAGGCCATAGTGAGTTCCGTTCTCTTTCTGCCAGTGAATTACGTAGCTACGTAAAAGCTGAAAAACCAGTTTTAGCTGATGTGAAGAGTCTTTTTGACCGTACACAAATGTCAGATGTTGGTTTTACTGTATTCCGTCTCTAATTTTATTTATATTAAATTGAAGTTTTAAACATGAAAAAATTTGCATTAATTGGTGCTGCTGGTTATATCGCACCGCGTCACTTAAAAGCAATTAAAGAAACTGGTAATACTTTAGCGGTTGCGATGGACGTAAATGACTCTGTTGGGATTATGGATAGTCATTTTCCTGAGGCTGAGTTTTTTACAGAATTTGAAGAATTTGAAGCATATGTAGAAGATCAAAAGTTAAAAGGTGAAAAGCTAGACTATGTAGCAATTTGCTCACCTAATTATTTACATGCGCCACATATGAAATATGCTTTAAAAAATGGTATAGACGTTATTTGTGAAAAGCCATTAGTTTTGAATTCAGAAGACTTAAATATGCTAGCTGAATATGAAAAGCAATATGGTGCGAAAGTAAACTCGATTCTACAACTACGCTTACACCCGTCTATTATTGCACTGCGTGATAAAGTTCAAGCTGCCCCAGCCCATAAAGTATTTGATGTTGACCTTACCTATTTAACTTCTCGTGGTAAATGGTATTTAAAGTCATGGAAAGGCGTTGATAACAAATCTGGTGGTGTAGCGACAAATATTGGTGTGCACTTCTACGATATGTTGCATTTTATTTTTGGAAAAATTGTAAAAAATGAAGTGCATTATCGCGATGAGAAAACTGCATCTGGTTATTTAGAATATGAGCGTGCACGTGTACGTTGGTTCTTATCAATTGATGCTAATAATCTACCAGAAAATGCGGTGCAAGGTGAAAAATTAACTTACCGTAGCATTACTATTGAAAATGAAGAACTTGAATTCTCTGGTGGTTTTACCGATTTACATACTCAGAGCTATCAACGTGTATTAGAAGGTAAAGGCTACGGTGTTGAGGAGAACCGCGCGGCAATTGAAACGGTCGAGGTGATCCGAGTTTCTCCAATTATTGAAAATCCTGAAAATCCACATCCACTATTAGCAAAGGTGAAAAAAGCATGAGCTTTTATCAACATGAAACTGCGATAGTCGATAATGGTGCACAAATTGGTGACGGTTCGCGTATTTGGCATTTTGTTCATGTCTGTGGTGGGGCCAAAATTGGCAAGGGTGTTTCTTTAGGTCAAAACGTATTTGTTGGTAACCGAGTTGTAATTGGTGACCATTGTAAAGTCCAAAATAATGTATCGGTTTACGATAATGTTACTTTGGAAGAAGGGGTTTTTTGTGGCCCAAGCATGGTATTTACGAATGTTTATAACCCGCGTTCCCTCATTGAGCGTAAAGATCAATACCGAGACACCTTGGTGAAAAAGGGCGCTACGCTTGGTGCAAACTGTACCATTGTTTGTGGCATTACTATAGGTGCTTATGCTTTCGTTGGGGCGGGTGCAGTTGTTAATAAAGATGTTCCTGCTTATGCGCTGATGGTGGGTGTACCTGCTAAACAAATCGGTTGGATGAGTGAATTTGGTGAACAGCTTGATTTACCTTTGCAGGGACAAGCTCAGGCTATCTGTTCTCATACAGGAGCGGTTTATCAACTCGATGGAACAACACTAACAAAGCAAGGTTAATATGATTGACTTTATTGATTTAAAAGCACAACAAAATCGAATTAAAGATAAAATTAATGCTGGTATTCAAAATGTATTGACACATGGTCAATACATTTTAGGGCCGGAAGTAATTGAGTTAGAAGAAAAGCTAGCTTCGTATGTGGGTGCTAAGCACTGTATTACTTGTGCAAATGGCACAGATGCCCTGCAAATTGCACAAATGGCTTTCGGTATTGGGCCTGGTGATGAAGTGATTACACCAGGTTTTACTTATATTGCTACTGCTGAAACAGTTGCACTCTTAGGTGCAAAACCTGTATATGTTGATGTAAATCCGAAGACTTATAATTTAGATATTGAAAAATTAGAAGCTGCAATTACACCTCGAACTAAGGCTATTATTCCTGTGAGTTTATATGGCCAATGTGCAGACTTTGATGCAATCAATGCAATTGCTAAAAAGTATAGTATCCCTGTAATTGAAGATGCTGCCCAAAGCTTTGGGGCCACATATAAAGGTCGTAAAAGCTGTAACCTAAGTACAGTTGCTTGTACGAGTTTCTTCCCAAGTAAACCATTAGGTTGTTATGGTGATGGTGGCGCTATTTTTACCAATGATGATGAACTAGCTAAAGTGATTCGTCAGATTGCACGTCATGGACAAGATAAGCGTTATCACCATATCCGTGTTGGTGTGAACAGCCGCTTAGATACCTTGCAGGCAGCAATTTTATTACCAAAATTAGAAATTTTGGATGATGAAATGCAAGCACGTCAAAGAGTAGCGGAAGTTTATAACCGACTATTTAACGATGTAGGGATTCATACTACGCCGTATATTGAATCGTATAATACCAGTGCATGGGCTCAATATACGATTCAGGTTGATAACCGTGCAGAAGTACAAGAGAAATTAAAAGCTCAAGGTATTCCAACAGCAGTGCATTATCCAATACCACTTAATAAGCAACCTGCTGTAGCGGATAGTGACATTCATCTCCCTATTGGAGATGCGATTGCGGAGAAAGTAATGAGCTTACCTATGCATCCCTACTTAGTTATTGATGATCAATTAAAAATTGTTAAGGCTTTTGGTTGATTAAGCTGTGAAAAGCCTTTTTGAAAAGATTAATATGAGGTTAAATGCTCAGGGAGGCTTTTTAAAAGCCGTGTCAGTCCTAGTCGGAGGTACAGCTTTTGCTCAAGGTTTGGCTATAATAGCTTTGCCTTTTATAACACGATTATATAGTCCTAGTGATTTTTCTATATTTGCTGTTTATGCATCTATATTAGGTATTGTGACAGTAGCTAGCTGTTTGCGTTTTGAAATTGCTATACCAATTCCTTCTGAAGATGAGGAAGCAGCAATATTAGTTATATTGGCATTAATTAGTAATCTTGCTATCAGTATATTAACTGGACTTTTAATTTGGGTATTTCATGTAGAAATTATTTCTTTATTAAAAAAACCTAATTTTAATCATATAATTTGGTTAATCCCTTTGGGCGTTTTTTTTTCAGGAATATATACAGCGCTTCAATATTGGGCTACCCGAAAGAAAAATTTTACTGTAATTGCTAGAACAAGAGTTGTACAGTCGATAAGTGGGGTAGCTACACAAATAATATTGGGGTTTTGGGGTACAGCAGCTTTGGGGCTAGCTCTCGGTCAAATTATTAAGGTTTCCTTCGGGATCGGAAAGTTAGCTAAGAACTTTTGGAAGGAATCAGAAGTTTTTATAAGAAATATAACAATTATAAAATTGTATAATGTTTTTAAAAAAAATGATCAATTCCCTAAATATTCAACTCTTGATTCTTTAGCTAACTCTGCAGGAGCTCAACTTCCTATAATTATTATTGCTACACTTGCTTTAGGTTCTGAAGCTGGTTATTTAATGATAGCAATGCAAGTATTGGCGGTGCCTATTCAGTTAATTGGCGGGGCAGTTTCGCAAGTATATTTAGCTCATGCCCCTGCGGCTGTGCAAGAAAAAACTATTGCTCATTACACTACAAATATATTGGAAAATTTATTTAAATATGGTGTAAGTAGTTTAATTTTTATAGGTCTAGTTAGCCCCATCTTGGCTAAATATATATTTGGCTACGAATGGGAAAAGGTCGGTTTAATTATAAGCTGGATGATACCGTGGTTTGCTTTCCAACTAATAGCTTCACCTATATCAATGATTATGCATATTGTTGGTCGTCAGAAACAAATGCTTTTATTGACTCTAACAGGTTTTATATTACGTATAGGTATATTATATGGACAGTTCTATTTAAATCCTACCTATTTATTAGAGGCATATGCAATCTCAGGAGGGATATTTTATGGAATTTGTTATATCGTTTTTTCTAATTCTGCTGGCCTTGAAGTTAAAGATCATATTCTATTGGTTAAGAAAGTTGGTTTCTTATTAATATTTATAACTTCATTGGGCGTAATGGTGAATATAACTTTAAGAGTGTTGGGTCTATGAAAAAAAAACTTCGGAAACTAATCTATTTTATATTGCCTTGTATTCGTCTATTTTTAAATTTGTTTTTTAAAAGAAAATACTTAGAAGGACGCTTTTTTTCTAAAAGTTTAAGTGGTTATGTTTGGGCTGTAAGATCTATTTGGGTGAAAAATATACTGAGATTAAGCAAGCCTACCCCTTTTCCTACGGCTTTAACTTGTTCGATTTCAAATCCTTATAACATTCACTTTCATCCAGATGATTTAAATAATTTTCAATCACCTGGAACGTATTTTCAAAATTTTAGTGCTCACATATATATTGGTAAAGGTTCTTATATTGCTCCAAATGTTGGAATAATTACTTCAAATCATGATCTTGCTGATTTGGAAAGCCATACAGAAGGCAAAGATGTAGTTATTGGTGACAAATGTTGGATAGGCATGAATAGTGTAATTTTGCCAGGTGTTGTTTTAGGTAATGGAACAATAGTTGCTGCTGGAGCAGTCGTAACAAAAAGTTTTAAACAGGGTAATATCGTAATTGCTGGAGTGCCTGCAAAAATTATTAAGGAGATTAAGTAATAGTAAAGTTATAATAATATTAGGTATAAGATATCAATTTATTATGGCTTTATTTAGATGAATGGTTGGATTGAGTTTCTCAAGTTGATTTTAAATGTTTATTTAAAGCTGAACTATCTAAAAATTTTTATATGTTTTTTTAGATAGTGAATTTAACTATTTTTTAAGGTTACTATATGAAAATTGGATTGACAAAATTTAATTATCCGGAAATTAGATGTGTTACAACTTCGCAGGAAAATGACTATATAAATTTAAAAAAATATAATATTTATTATTATTTTAATAATATACCAGTCATTAAGAATTATTTTCATCGTTTTTTGTTTAAACCTATTTCTGTAAAAAATGTAGATGTAATACATTCTTTTAATGATATTTGTTTAACAAATAATAAATGGGTGGTTACTTTCGAGACAATGTTACCACGGTTTTTGGATATTTTGAGTAATCATAAGAATTTGAATCCTGAATATATTTATAATGATGAAATAAATAAATATTTGGAAGTTGTTGCAAGGGATAATTGTTTAGGTGTTATTGCATTGTCAAAAAGCGCAAAAAAAATTCAATCAGATATTCTAAAAGCTTATCCAAAAGTAAGAGATAAGATTGAAAAAAAAATGTTCGTTTTGTACCCTCCTCAAAAAATATATACTACTCAACATGAGATTGAAGAAAAAGTCTTAAAACCATTAAAATTAATTTTCGTTGGAAATGATTTTTATTTAAAGGGTGGTGCAGAATGTATATTAGCGATTAATGAGTTACTTGAAGAGGGGATAATTTCTGAAAATGAAATTATGTTGACAGTTGTAGGAATTTTAAATCGGACCCATAATTATTCCTTTGGTATTTATCAAGATGATTCTGATTTTTCAAAAAATATTAATACCATAATTATGAACAGAAAAAATATTAAAATATATTCTAATGTGGACAATAATAAAGTAATTGAAATGATTAGAGAGCATCATATAGGCCTTTTACCGACATGGGCAGATACATTTGGATATTCTGTTTTAGAGTTCCAAGCTTGTGGTTGCCCTGTAATTTCAACGGATGTTAGAGCATTGTCGGAAATTAATAATAACGATATTGGTTGGTTAATTAATGTTGATAAAAATAAATATGGTGAGATTGTAGTTGATTCTTATTCAAAGAAAGACTTATGCAGAAGAACTATTATTGATCAGTTGAAGAAGCATATTCTCAGTGCATATGAAAATCCTAATGTTGTTATTAATAAAGGTGTTGAATCATTGAATCGTATTAAAAAAGAACATTCTATTGATTATTATAATGATAAAATTAAGAGTGTTTATACTATTGGTATTTAATATGTTATCTTGTTATTAATGTACCTAATAATGATGTCGTAGGTGCTAATATTTAGTTATAATATATAAGTTTAACTTTTCCGGTCTTTATATGAAAATTTTACATGCTGCTTATATGAAAGATGCTTCCTCAGGTATTGTTAATCAAATGTATTGGGAACAAGAGGCTGCTAAAGAGCTTGGGATTTCTTGGAAATCCATTTTATTTGTACAAAATCCTAATGGATTTCATAATAATGAAATTGTTACAGTATGTAATGATATTATGGGGGGAGAGTTAAAAAAATGGTTTAAAGCGAAAAAGTCTTATTATTCTTGGCTAGAAGGGATTATGCAAGAGTATGATGTGCTTATAATTAGGCATAGTTTATGTGATCCATTTGAGCCATTCTTTATAAGAAAAATGATCAAACCTGTATATATTATGCATCATACTTTTGAAATAGATGAACTTTATTCATATAATTATGGAGTTAAAACTAAAATCAAAAGTTTGATGGAAATTTATTTTGGTAAAAAATCTATTTCTTATTCAAAAGGGATTGTTGCAGTAACTAAAGAAATTTTTCTATATGAAAATTCAAGAGTTAATGGGAAGTTTAAAAAAGAAATAGTTTATCCTAATGGAATTATAAGTCAACATGATATTATTTTAGATGACCGTAATGATAATATTCCAGAAATTGTTTTTATTGCTAGCTATTTTAATGGTTGGCATGGTTTAGATTTATTGCTTCACAATCTAAGTTCGATAAATGATGATTTTATATTGCATATAGTTGGCG
The window above is part of the Acinetobacter baumannii genome. Proteins encoded here:
- the tviB gene encoding Vi polysaccharide biosynthesis UDP-N-acetylglucosamine C-6 dehydrogenase TviB, with product MQLADLRIAIIGLGYVGLPLAVEFGKKGPVIGFDINQNRIDELKSGKDHTLEVSPEELQKAEQLSFSANLDDLKTSNFFIVTVPTPVDQVNRPDLTPLKKASETVGQALKKGDIVVYESTVYPGATEEVCIPILEKVSGLKFNQDFFAGYSPERINPGDKVNTLTKIKKITSGSTPEVANTVDAVYASIITAGTHKASSIKVAEAAKVIENTQRDLNIALVNELSVIFDRIGIDTLDVLEAAGSKWNFLPFRPGLVGGHCIGVDPYYLTHKAEEVGYHPQVILAGRRINDNMARYVARNTIKLMLQNGIDVPRSKVGVLGVTFKENCPDIRNSKVADLIKELEFWGAQVVVADPWADAEEVKHEYGVELGTVNAQNPVDSLIVAVGHSEFRSLSASELRSYVKAEKPVLADVKSLFDRTQMSDVGFTVFRL
- a CDS encoding Gfo/Idh/MocA family protein; this translates as MKKFALIGAAGYIAPRHLKAIKETGNTLAVAMDVNDSVGIMDSHFPEAEFFTEFEEFEAYVEDQKLKGEKLDYVAICSPNYLHAPHMKYALKNGIDVICEKPLVLNSEDLNMLAEYEKQYGAKVNSILQLRLHPSIIALRDKVQAAPAHKVFDVDLTYLTSRGKWYLKSWKGVDNKSGGVATNIGVHFYDMLHFIFGKIVKNEVHYRDEKTASGYLEYERARVRWFLSIDANNLPENAVQGEKLTYRSITIENEELEFSGGFTDLHTQSYQRVLEGKGYGVEENRAAIETVEVIRVSPIIENPENPHPLLAKVKKA
- the wbpD gene encoding UDP-2-acetamido-3-amino-2,3-dideoxy-D-glucuronate N-acetyltransferase, which encodes MSFYQHETAIVDNGAQIGDGSRIWHFVHVCGGAKIGKGVSLGQNVFVGNRVVIGDHCKVQNNVSVYDNVTLEEGVFCGPSMVFTNVYNPRSLIERKDQYRDTLVKKGATLGANCTIVCGITIGAYAFVGAGAVVNKDVPAYALMVGVPAKQIGWMSEFGEQLDLPLQGQAQAICSHTGAVYQLDGTTLTKQG
- a CDS encoding DegT/DnrJ/EryC1/StrS family aminotransferase, giving the protein MIDFIDLKAQQNRIKDKINAGIQNVLTHGQYILGPEVIELEEKLASYVGAKHCITCANGTDALQIAQMAFGIGPGDEVITPGFTYIATAETVALLGAKPVYVDVNPKTYNLDIEKLEAAITPRTKAIIPVSLYGQCADFDAINAIAKKYSIPVIEDAAQSFGATYKGRKSCNLSTVACTSFFPSKPLGCYGDGGAIFTNDDELAKVIRQIARHGQDKRYHHIRVGVNSRLDTLQAAILLPKLEILDDEMQARQRVAEVYNRLFNDVGIHTTPYIESYNTSAWAQYTIQVDNRAEVQEKLKAQGIPTAVHYPIPLNKQPAVADSDIHLPIGDAIAEKVMSLPMHPYLVIDDQLKIVKAFG
- a CDS encoding lipopolysaccharide biosynthesis protein — protein: MRLNAQGGFLKAVSVLVGGTAFAQGLAIIALPFITRLYSPSDFSIFAVYASILGIVTVASCLRFEIAIPIPSEDEEAAILVILALISNLAISILTGLLIWVFHVEIISLLKKPNFNHIIWLIPLGVFFSGIYTALQYWATRKKNFTVIARTRVVQSISGVATQIILGFWGTAALGLALGQIIKVSFGIGKLAKNFWKESEVFIRNITIIKLYNVFKKNDQFPKYSTLDSLANSAGAQLPIIIIATLALGSEAGYLMIAMQVLAVPIQLIGGAVSQVYLAHAPAAVQEKTIAHYTTNILENLFKYGVSSLIFIGLVSPILAKYIFGYEWEKVGLIISWMIPWFAFQLIASPISMIMHIVGRQKQMLLLTLTGFILRIGILYGQFYLNPTYLLEAYAISGGIFYGICYIVFSNSAGLEVKDHILLVKKVGFLLIFITSLGVMVNITLRVLGL
- a CDS encoding acyltransferase, whose product is MKKKLRKLIYFILPCIRLFLNLFFKRKYLEGRFFSKSLSGYVWAVRSIWVKNILRLSKPTPFPTALTCSISNPYNIHFHPDDLNNFQSPGTYFQNFSAHIYIGKGSYIAPNVGIITSNHDLADLESHTEGKDVVIGDKCWIGMNSVILPGVVLGNGTIVAAGAVVTKSFKQGNIVIAGVPAKIIKEIK
- a CDS encoding glycosyltransferase; the encoded protein is MKIGLTKFNYPEIRCVTTSQENDYINLKKYNIYYYFNNIPVIKNYFHRFLFKPISVKNVDVIHSFNDICLTNNKWVVTFETMLPRFLDILSNHKNLNPEYIYNDEINKYLEVVARDNCLGVIALSKSAKKIQSDILKAYPKVRDKIEKKMFVLYPPQKIYTTQHEIEEKVLKPLKLIFVGNDFYLKGGAECILAINELLEEGIISENEIMLTVVGILNRTHNYSFGIYQDDSDFSKNINTIIMNRKNIKIYSNVDNNKVIEMIREHHIGLLPTWADTFGYSVLEFQACGCPVISTDVRALSEINNNDIGWLINVDKNKYGEIVVDSYSKKDLCRRTIIDQLKKHILSAYENPNVVINKGVESLNRIKKEHSIDYYNDKIKSVYTIGI
- a CDS encoding glycosyltransferase is translated as MKILHAAYMKDASSGIVNQMYWEQEAAKELGISWKSILFVQNPNGFHNNEIVTVCNDIMGGELKKWFKAKKSYYSWLEGIMQEYDVLIIRHSLCDPFEPFFIRKMIKPVYIMHHTFEIDELYSYNYGVKTKIKSLMEIYFGKKSISYSKGIVAVTKEIFLYENSRVNGKFKKEIVYPNGIISQHDIILDDRNDNIPEIVFIASYFNGWHGLDLLLHNLSSINDDFILHIVGDVSVEDELLAKKDSRVILHGHLNNIEISQLMSKMWIGLASFGLFRKGMKEACTLKVREYLNYGLPIYSGHKDIFPEEFEYYKFGEPKFVDILSFAHLMRKVSKSEVKQAAIKFIDKKILLKELYEQLLEEKS